A region from the Triticum aestivum cultivar Chinese Spring chromosome 3D, IWGSC CS RefSeq v2.1, whole genome shotgun sequence genome encodes:
- the LOC123080323 gene encoding CBS domain-containing protein CBSCBSPB1, producing MDGAGGGGGGPHPSRRSISSAAGPRRRGPSMENGHDAAATAARRSSATISRTTSTVTGERTVKRLRLSKALTIPDHTTVYEACRRMAARRVDAVLLTDSNALLCGILTDKDITTRVIARELKLEDTPVSKVMTRNPLFVLGDTLAVEALQKMVQGKFRHLPVVDNGEVIALLDIAKCLYDAIARMERAAEKGRAIAAAVEGVEKHWGTSVAGPNTFVETLRERMFRPSLSTIISENSKVATVAPTDTVLTASKKMLELKVSSAVVAIENKPGGILTSRDILMRVIAQNLPPESTTVGKVMTQSPECATIDTPILEALHTMHDGKFLHLPVLDRDGSVVTVVDVLHITHAAIATVGNSGATGSEATSSMMQRFWDSAMSSGPLDDDDDSRSEGSTKVASEVADMGRSAFFPPSGLSSTFGFKIQDKQGRMHRFNCETSSLTELITSILQRLGDDIDKLNLPQILYEDDDHDKVILSSDTDLIAAVDHARQIGWKSLRLHLDYAGVGRRKRGAVSSDFEYAGRDAWASAYGTVAAGAALVVGLGVMAYLKRAG from the exons ATGGACGGCGCCGGGGGCGGGGGAGGAGGGCCGCACCCCTCCCGGAGGAGCATCTCCTCGGCCGCCGGCCCCAGGAGGAGGGGGCCGTCCATGGAGAACggccacgacgccgccgccaccgccgccaggaGGTCCTCCGCCACCATCTCCCGCACCACCTC GACGGTGACTGGGGAGAGAACCGTTAAGAGACTGAGACTGTCCAAGGCACTGACGATACCGGACCACACCACTGTGTACGAGGCCTGTCGGAGGATGGCCGCGCGTAGAGTTGATGCCGTGTTGCTGACGGACTCCAACGCGCTGCTCTGCGGGATCCTCACTGACAAG GACATAACCACAAGGGTTATTGCTCGTGAATTGAAGCTAGAAGACACACCAGTTTCTAAGGTCATGACTAGAAACCCTCTCTTTGTTCTTGGGGACACTCTCGCGGTCGAGGCATTGCAGAAAATGGTGCAAG GTAAGTTCAGACATTTACCTGTTGTGGACAATGGGGAAGTCATTGCGCTACTGGACATAGCCAAGTGCCTATATGATGCTATTGCACGAATGGAAAGGGCAGCCGAGAAAGGAAGAGCAATCGCTGCTGCTGTTGAGGGCGTTGAGAAGCATTGGGGAACATCTGTAGCTG GTCCCAACACGTTTGTGGAAACTCTTCGTGAACGGATGTTTAGGCCATCACTGTCCACAATTATATCTGAGAATTCAAA AGTGGCTACTGTTGCGCCAACTGACACTGTGTTGACTGCATCAAAAAAGATGCTTGAACTGAAAGTAAGTTCAGCAGTTGTTGCGATTGAAAACAAGCCTGGCGGGATTCTGAC CTCGAGAGATATATTGATGCGTGTTATAGCCCAAAATCTTCCACCTGAGTCTACTACAGTCGGGAAG GTTATGACCCAGAGTCCAGAATGTGCCACGATTGACACCCCGATCCTTGAAGCCCTACACACAATGCATGATGGAAAGTTTCTGCATTTGCCTGTTCTAGACAGGG ATGGGAGTGTTGTAACCGTTGTTGATGTGCTTCACATAACTCATGCTGCAATTGCAACG GTTGGAAACAGTGGAGCAACAGGCTCTGAGGCGACTTCTTCCATGATGCAGAGGTTCTGGGATTCAGCAATGTCAAGTGGAcctcttgatgatgatgatgattccaGAAG CGAAGGATCAACTAAAGTGGCATCCGAGGTAGCAGATATGGGAAGATCAGCCTTCTTTCCGCCTTCAGGCTTATCAAGCACTTTTGGGTTCAAGATTCAGGACAAACAAGGCAGGATGCACAGATTTAACTGTG AAACGAGTAGCCTGACTGAATTGATAACTTCCATTCTGCAAAGACTTGGCGACGACATTGATAAATTGAACCTACCTCAAATTCTG TACGAAGATGATGATCACGATAAAGTCATACTCTCATCAGACACTGACCTTATAGCGGCTGTGGACCATGCAAGACAAATCGGTTGGAAG AGCTTGAGGTTGCACTTGGATTACGCCGGTGTTGGCCGCCGGAAGCGAGGAGCCGTCTCGTCAGACTTCGAATATGCCGGAAGGGACGCGTGGGCTTCCGCGTACGGCACCGTCGCTGCCGGCGCGGCCCTGGTGGTCGGCCTCGGCGTGATGGCTTACCTGAAAAGAGCGGGCTAG